The Coffea arabica cultivar ET-39 chromosome 3c, Coffea Arabica ET-39 HiFi, whole genome shotgun sequence genome contains a region encoding:
- the LOC113735538 gene encoding uncharacterized protein, with protein MPRSSRTGELIYDAEVEKAAHKRRQETKRRKQGHLFAANESAEDEVSMANNQTLRELAAPELTHQPLCITFPTLAENTAFELKSGLIHLLPSFHGLSGEEPHKHVKEFEIVCSSMKPPGVTEEQIRLRAFPFSLKDAAKDWLYYLPAGSITTWAQLKKKFLEKFFPASRAASLRKEICGIKQYPGESLYEYWDRFNKLCTRCPQHQISEQLLIQYFYEGLQSTDRSIIDAASGGALANKTPREAWELIEAMAENSQQFGFRESNPPRKVNEVEISSLQQQMSELTSVVRQLAMRETPRAKVCGICTSMDYCTDTCPILQEDGVEQVNMAGGVPAPRRQYDPYSNTYNPGWRDHPNFSYGNRQQNSFSNRPPGFQQPWQPKSQPSSSNTGGSLEDIVKSLATTTAQIQQETRQFQQETRSLTTNMAQLQQETRALTMSTNQF; from the coding sequence atgccccgTTCTTCTCGCACAGGTGAATTGATATACGACGCGGAGGTTGAGAAGGCAGCGCATAAGCGGAGGCAAGAGACCAAGAGACGAAAACAAGGGCACTTATTTGCTGCAAACGAGTCAGCAGAAGACGAAGTAAGCATGGCCAACAACCAAACCTTGAGGGAGCTGGCTGCCCCGGAGCTGACTCACCAGCCCTTATGCATCACATTCCCCACTTTGGCTGAGAACACTGCTTTCGAACTGAAGTCGGGATTGATTCACCTCCTACCTTCTTTCCATGGCCTCTCTGGCGAAGAACCCCACAAGCACGTCAAGGAATTCGAGATAGTTTGCTCTAGCATGAAACCTCCCGGGGTCACTGAGGAGCAGATAAGACTTAGAGCCTTCCCGTTTTCTCTCAAAGATGCAGCTAAAGATTGGCTGTACTACCTACCAGCAGGTAGTATTACCACATGGGCGCAGctgaaaaagaaattcttggaaAAATTCTTCCCTGCATCCCGGGCTGCGAGTTTGAGGAAGGAAATTTGCGGTATTAAACAATATCCCGGTGAGTCCTTGTATGAATACTGGGACAGGTTTAACAAGTTGTGCACTAGATGCCCGCAGcatcaaattagtgaacaaCTGTTAATCCAATACTTCTATGAGGGACTCCAATCAACCGATAGAAGTATCATTGACGCTGCAAGTGGGGGAGCACTGGCAAACAAGACACCGAGGGAAGCGTGGGAGCTCATCGAAGCCATGGCAGAGAACTCCCAGCAATTTGGCTTCCGTGAGAGCAACCCTCCCCGTAAAGTCAACGAGGTAGAGATTTCATCCCTACAGCAGCAAATGTCAGAATTGACATCGGTTGTTAGGCAATTAGCCATGAGAGAAACACCGCGAGCAAAGGTGTGTGGGATCTGTACTAGCATGGACTACTGCACGGACACGTGCCCCATTTTGCAAGAGGACGGGGTGGAGCAGGTGAACATGGCTGGAGGCGTGCCCGCGCCTCGTAGGCAGTATGATCCATACTCCAACACGTACAATCCGGGTTGGAGAGATCATCCCAATTTCAGCTATGGGAACAggcaacaaaattcattttcgaATCGTCCACCAGGATTTCAGCAACCATGGCAACCGAAATCACAACCATCATCCTCCAACACAGGGGGTTCCTTGGAGGATATTGTCAAGAGTTTGGCTACGACTACCGCCCAGATCCAGCAAGAGACTAGACAGTTCCAGCAAGAGACCAGGTCATTGACCACAAATATGGCTCAACTCCAGCAAGAAACTAGAGCTTTAACCATGAGCACCAATCAGTTCTAG
- the LOC113734883 gene encoding UDP-glycosyltransferase 75C1-like, with amino-acid sequence MNIKHQHFLITALPAQGHINPTLQLAKNLARAGAQVTFATTVYGISRIKNPPASIGLSFASFSDGYDDAESMKNRDFACFLSDVKCFGSKDLTKFIQASSNEGRPVTFAIYTVLLPWVAEVASEMNIHSALLAIQCATSFAIYHRYFNSHDGIYDEIREVDCSSISIKLPDLSLFQKEDLPTFLLPNDPFFASIVPFVHENIKILEQDSKACVLVNTFNELEEASIKAVHGMNLIPIGPLIPSAFCDGYDSSDKSVGGNLFDIPENDCLQWLDSKPERSVVYASFGSLLSLKKQGKMEILHGLKEAGRSYLLVLRADNEQEEDVKAVVENISSEEGMIVPWCSQMEVLCHRSIGCFLTHCGWNSTLESIVAGVPIVGCPHLSDQTTNAKLIEEVWGIGVRAKANEEGVVERAEIRRCLDIVMGGDERGEEIRRNSAKWSCMAIEAVKENGSSHNNFRNFLQNLE; translated from the coding sequence ATGAACATCAAGCACCAGCACTTTCTCATCACTGCTCTACCAGCCCAAGGCCACATCAACCCTACTCTTCAGCTAGCAAAAAACTTGGCAAGAGCCGGTGCACAAGTCACCTTTGCCACCACGGTTTATGGCATTAGCCGCATTAAAAACCCTCCAGCCTCTATTGGTCTCTCTTTTGCATCCTTTTCGGATGGCTATGATGATGCAGAATCCATGAAAAACCGCGATTTCGCGTGCTTTTTATCAGATGTCAAGTGTTTCGGTTCTAAAGACCTTACCAAGTTTATCCAAGCTTCATCAAACGAGGGCCGACCGGTGACCTTTGCAATCTACACTGTGTTGCTGCCTTGGGTGGCAGAAGTGGCCAGTGAAATGAATATTCATTCGGCGCTTTTGGCTATCCAGTGTGCCACTTCGTTTGCCATCTACCACAGGTACTTCAATAGCCATGATGGAATTTATGATGAAATTCGTGAAGTTGATTGCTCTTCAATTTCCATAAAATTGCCTGATCTTTCCTTGTTCCAAAAGGAGGATTTGCCGACCTTTCTCTTACCGAATGATCCATTCTTTGCTTCTATAGTTCcatttgttcatgaaaatattaAGATCTTAGAGCAAGACTCAAAAGCTTGTGTGCTTGTCAACACTTTTAACGAGTTAGAAGAAGCATCAATCAAAGCTGTTCATGGAATGAATTTGATCCCAATTGGACCTTTGATTCCATCGGCCTTTTGTGATGGCTACGATTCATCTGACAAATCTGTTGGTGGCAACTTATTTGACATCCCGGAAAATGACTGTCTTCAATGGTTGGACTCAAAGCCAGAAAGGTCAGTGGTTTATGCATCATTCGGAAGCCTTTTGAGTttaaagaaacaaggaaagatGGAGATTTTGCATGGATTAAAGGAAGCTGGAAGGTCTTATTTGCTCGTGTTACGAGCAGATAACGAACAGGAAGAAGACGTAAAGGCAGTGGTAGAAAATATATCAAGTGAAGAGGGGATGATAGTGCCATGGTGTTCACAAATGGAGGTACTCTGTCACAGGTCAATAGGGTGTTTTCTCACACACTGTGGGTGGAATTCAACACTGGAGAGTATTGTTGCTGGGGTTCCAATTGTGGGATGTCCACATTTATCTGATCAGACAACGAATGCAAAGTTGATCGAGGAAGTTTGGGGTATTGGGGTGAGAGCAAAAGCTAATGAAGAAGGTGTTGTGGAAAGAGCAGAGATCAGGAGGTGCTTGGATATTGTGATGGGAGGTGATGAACGAGGGGAAGAAATAAGAAGAAATTCTGCTAAATGGAGCTGTATGGCGATTGAGGCTGTGAAGGAAAATGGATCTTCACATAACAATTTCAGAAACTTCTTGCAGAATTTGGAGTGA
- the LOC113735539 gene encoding UDP-glycosyltransferase 75C1-like codes for MNPLVTIMSAANSPTPAAPKSLNMAPEESIISCLSHGAVQEDSAVLWFVSTACTKFRKLSIKHPQEHGAPAFLITALPSQGHINPTLQLAKNLARTGAQVTFATTVYGFSRIRNLPASGCLSFASFSDGYDDEKSQKNRDFTSFSSDTKRFGYKDLTKLIQTTSKEGRPVTFLIYTVMLPWVAEVACEMHIPSAFLAIQSATTFAIYHRYFNSHDGFYDGVREVECSSISIKLPDLPFFEKEDLPTFLLPNDQFFAFTVPFFHEHIKILEQDSKPCVLVNTFNELEESSIKAVDGMNLIPIGPLIPSAFSDRNDLTDKSVGVDLFDTPSKGFLQWLDSKPERSVVYASFGSLVTLKKEEKMEILHGLKEAGRSYLLVLRADNEQEEEVKAVVENISSEEGMIVPWCSQMEVLCHRSIGCFLTHCGWNSTLESIVAGVPIVGCPHLSDQTTNAKLIEEVWGIGVRAKANEEGVVERAEIRRCLDTVMGGGEKGEEIRRNSAKWRCMAIEAVKENGSSHNNFRNFLQKLE; via the exons ATGAACCCACTTGTCACCATCATGAGCGCAGCAAACAGCCCTACGCCAGCAGCTCCCAAGTCCTTGAATATGGCCCCAGAAGAATCAATTATCAGCTGCCTTTCACATGGAGCCGTCCAAGAGGACTCTGCTGTCCTCTGGTTCGTCTCTACTGCCTGCACT aaatttagaaaattatcCATTAAGCATCCACAAGAACATGGAGCACCGGCATTTCTCATCACTGCTCTACCATCTCAAGGCCACATCAATCCTACTCTTCAGCTAGCTAAAAATCTTGCACGAACAGGTGCCCAAGTCACCTTTGCCACCACGGTTTATGGATTTAGCCGCATTAGAAACCTTCCAGCCTCTGGTTGTCTCTCCTTTGCATCCTTCTCCGATGGATATGATGATGAAAAGTCTCAGAAAAACCGCGATTTCACGAGCTTTTCATCTGATACAAAGCGTTTCGGTTATAAAGACCTTACCAAGTTGATCCAAACTACATCCAAGGAGGGTCGTCCAGTTACCTTCTTAATCTACACAGTTATGCTGCCTTGGGTGGCAGAAGTGGCGTGCGAGATGCATATTCCATCGGCGTTCTTAGCTATCCAAAGTGCCACCACATTTGCCATCTATCACAGGTACTTCAATAGCCATGATGGTTTTTATGATGGAGTTCGTGAAGTTGAGTGTTCTTCAATTTCCATCAAATTGCCTGATCTTCCCTTCTTCGAAAAGGAGGATTTGCCCACCTTTCTCTTACCTAATGATCAGTTCTTTGCTTTTACAGTTCCTTTTTTTCATGAACATATAAAGATCTTAGAGCAAGACTCTAAACCTTGTGTACTAGTCAATACTTTTAACGAGTTGGAAGAATCATCAATCAAAGCTGTTGATGGTATGAATCTGATCCCAATTGGACCTTTGATTCCTTCAGCTTTTTCTGATCGCAATGATTTGACTGATAAATCTGTCGGTGTCGACTTATTTGACACCCCCTCAAAAGGCTTTCTCCAATGGTTGGACTCAAAGCCAGAAAGGTCAGTGGTTTATGCATCATTCGGAAGCCTTGTGACattaaagaaagaagaaaagatggAGATTTTGCATGGATTAAAGGAAGCTGGAAGGTCTTATTTGCTCGTGTTACGAGCAGATAACGAACAGGAAGAAGAAGTAAAGGCAGTGGTAGAAAATATTTCAAGTGAAGAGGGGATGATAGTGCCATGGTGTTCACAAATGGAGGTACTCTGTCACAGATCAATAGGGTGTTTTCTCACACACTGTGGGTGGAATTCAACACTGGAGAGTATTGTTGCTGGGGTTCCAATTGTGGGATGTCCACATTTATCTGATCAGACAACAAATGCAAAGTTGATCGAGGAAGTTTGGGGTATTGGGGTGAGAGCAAAAGCTAATGAAGAAGGGGTGGTGGAAAGAGCAGAGATCAGGAGGTGCTTGGATACTGTGATGGGAGGCGGtgaaaaaggggaagaaataaGAAGAAATTCTGCTAAATGGAGATGTATGGCGATTGAGGCTGTGAAGGAAAATGGATCTTCACATAACAATTTCAGAAACTTCTTGCAGAAATTAGAGTAA
- the LOC140037789 gene encoding uncharacterized protein: MIDKEEEAIQGCENSKEYVSMREYYAYKMQIRYQCTPNILNTGRLFQQFVVEMYVKIETQRLDFYRSRQQLIRREQLQGLMDSVVQGQSRGAQIGHKVILPASFIGGPRDMKRRYVDAMALVQKSGRPDIFITMTCNPAWPEIKEAMLRTDEAHNRPDLLSRVFHAKVNILKEDLFKKHIFGDVAAYTYVVEFQKRGLPHIHMLIILQPRSKLYSTESYDRIVSAEIPDEQANKHLFDMVRKHMMHGPCGSKNPNNVCMQGSFMRRCRNNYPKKWTGRTTHGNNTYPAYRRRNDGKKIIVRGQELDSRWVVPYNPYLLAKFNCHINVEICSTVKAVKYIYKYIYKGHDKIHFQVNNDNEPIANNQPTQIDEITEYQSARWVCPVEAIWRIYRFSLSEMHPAVIHLQLHLENFQCMTFNEKEDLRDLLQNSFRKRTMLTEFFRMNTTDPLAKQLKCTYKEFPEHFVWYPGKKYWAVRQQKDSIGRIVSASPTEGERYFLRLLLTHVKAPTSFDDLKIVNGVHVSTYRQATILRGYFESDDSQEQCMEEAATYHMPYSLRRLFATLLVYFPPVNPPALWNKFEQAMSEDYNRTSTLPPEQIQLEVLHQISNFLDSMGKDINSFSLVSTTLRFRDRYTNTRDTLSELNIQVSEADLLAITQLNAEQKTVFHHIMDAIFVKQKGCFFIDSPGGTGKTFLYKALLAEIRSKGYIALATASCGVAASILPGGRTAHSRFKIPIDMNPANMCKVSKQSASANLIRQAKLILWDEAPMTHRHGIEGVDKLLRDLMDSTELFGGKVIVFGGDFRQVLPVVTKGIKTDFIEASIISSYIWPQLTKLHLSQNMRAIADPQFTAYLLRIGNGTEPLIDDTNIHVPDHLLIPYTNEDESINILINSVFPDLTAFTNENFSLINRAILTTKNEFVDELNNILIQNFPGQAHEYISRDKSIIESEQAVLEDFLNSLTPNGFPPHKIILKPNTPIILLRNIDPPEGLCNGTRLICKSLTQNIIHATISCGEFTASVN, translated from the exons ATGATTGACAAGGAAGAGGAAG CTATTCAAGGATGCGAGAACTCAAAGGAATATGTATCAATGAGAGAATACTATGCTTACAAAATGCAAATCAGATACCAGTGCACACCTAACATTCTCAACACTGGAAGACTATTTCAACAATTTGTAGTTGAGATGTATGTAAAGATTGAGACTCAGCGGTTAGATTTCTACAGAAGCAGACAGCAATTAATACGCAGGGAACAATTACAAGGGCTCATGGATAGTGTTGTTCAAGGACAATCTCGCGGAGCACAGATTGGCCATAAAGTTATCCTTCCAGCTTCGTTTATTGGGGGTCCAAGAGATATGAAAAGGCGATACGTAGATGCAATGGCTCTTGTACAAAAATCTGGCCGACCTGATATATTTATTACAATGACTTGTAACCCTGCTTGGCCAGAGATAAAAGAAGCCATGTTACGTACAGATGAAGCTCACAACCGACCAGATCTCCTATCAAGAGTGTTTCATGCAAAGGTCAACATTTTAAAGGAAGATTTATTTAAAAAGCATATATTTGGAGATGTAGCAGCATATACTTATGTTGTGGAATTCCAGAAACGTGGGCTACCACATATTCATATGCTTATTATTCTGCAGCCGAGATCAAAATTATATTCGACAGAATCCTATGATCGAATTGTGTCTGCTGAAATACCAGATGAACAAGCAAATAAACATCTATTTGATATGGTTCGAAAGCACATGATGCATGGCCCATGCGGatcaaaaaatccaaataacgTGTGTATGCAAGGCTCATTTATGAGAAGGTGCAGAAATAACTATCCCAAGAAATGGACTGGCAGAACAACTCATGGAAACAACACCTATCCAGCTTATAGACGAAGAAATGATGGCAAGAAAATCATTGTCCGTGGACAAGAACTCGATAGCAGGTGGGTAGTTCCATACAACCCCTATTTACTTGCGAAATTCAATTGTCATATCAATGTTGAAATATGTTCTACTGTTAAAGCTGTTAAATATATCTATAAATATATCTACAAAGGACATGATAAGATACATTTTCAGGTTAACAATGATAATGAACCAATAGCTAATAACCAACCAACTCAGATTGATGAAATTACAGAATATCAATCAGCTAGATGGGTATGCCCAGTTGAAGCTATATGGCGTATTTATAGATTTTCGTTATCTGAAATGCATCCTGCAGTTATTCATCTTCAGCTACACCTTGAGAATTTTCAGTGCATGACTTTTAATGAAAAGGAAGATTTACGAGATCTTTTGCAAAATTCTTTCAGGAAAAGAACAATGCTAACAGAATTTTTTCGCATGAACACTACTGATCCATTAGCTAAGCAGCTAAAATGTACATACAAAGAGTTTCCAGAGCATTTTGTATGGTATCCTGGAAAAAAATATTGGGCGGTAAGACAACAAAAAGATAGCATTGGTAGGATAGTTAGTGCCAGCCCAACAGAGGGTGAACGCTACTTTCTTAGACTGTTGCTTACTCATGTCAAAGCACCAACATCTTTTGATGACTTGAAGATAGTAAATGGAGTTCATGTTAGTACGTATCGACAAGCAACTATCCTGAGAGGTTATTTTGAATCAGATGATTCACAAGAACAATGTATGGAAGAAGCTGCTACATATCATATGCCATACAGTCTAAGGAGATTAtttgcaactttattagtttatttCCCACCGGTAAATCCTCCAGCTTTATGGAACAAATTTGAACAGGCAATGTCTGAAGACTACAATAGGACATCTACTTTACCTCCTGAACAGATTCAACTTGAGGTATTACACCAAATCAGCAACTTTTTGGATTCAATGGGAAAAGACATAAACAGCTTTTCCTTGGTCTCTACGACATTGAGATTCCGAGATAGATACACAAATACAAGAGACACCTTAAGTGAACTCAATATTCAAGTATCGGAAGCAGATTTATTAGCCATTACACAGCTTAATGCAGAACAAAAAACTGTTTTCCACCACATAATGGATGCTATCTTTGTCAAACAAAAGGGATGCTTTTTTATTGATAGCCCTGGAGGCACTGGAAAAACATTTCTATACAAAGCTTTGCTAGCTGAAATAAGATCAAAGGGTTATATAGCTCTTGCAACTGCATCATGTGGAGTTGCAGCATCTATCTTACCCGGAGGACGAACAGCTCACTCGCGCTTCAAAATCCCTATAGATATGAATCCAGCTAACATGTGTAAAGTTAGCAAACAAAGTGCTTCAGCAAATTTAATTCGTCAGGCAAAATTAATTCTTTGGGATGAAGCACCAATGACTCATCGACATGGAATCGAAGGAGTTGATAAGCTTCTAAGAGATCTCATGGACTCCACAGAATTATTTGGAGGAAAAGTTATTGTATTCGGCGGCGATTTCAGACAGGTCTTACCCGTAGTCACAAAAGGAATCAAAACAGATTTTATTGAAGCAAGTATCATTAGTTCCTATATCTGGCCACAACTCACGAAGCTTCATCTCAGCCAAAATATGAGAGCTATAGCTGATCCACAGTTTACTGCTTATCTCCTTCGAATTGGAAATGGAACGGAGCCACTGATCGATGATACCAACATTCACGTGCCAGACCACCTTCTCATACCCTATACTAATGAAGATGAGTCCATCAATATACTCATAAATTCTGTTTTTCCAGATCTTACAGCTTTTACTAATGAAAACTTTTCTTTGATAAATCGAGCAATACTTACAACTAAAAATGAATTTGTTGATGAACTAAATAACATCCTTATACAGAACTTTCCTGGACAAGCACATGAATATATAAGTCGAGATAAATCCATTATAGAATCAGAACAAGCAGTCTTAGAAGATTTCCTTAATAGTTTAACTCCAAATGGTTTCCCACCTCATAAAATTATCCTGAAACCAAATACACCAATAATTCTACTAAGAAATATTGATCCTCCAGAAGGTCTCTGCAATGGCACCAGGCTTATATGTAAATCTTTAACACAAAATATTATACATGCTACTATTAGTTGTGGTGAATTTACTG CATCTGTTAACTGA